A part of Capsicum annuum cultivar UCD-10X-F1 chromosome 6, UCD10Xv1.1, whole genome shotgun sequence genomic DNA contains:
- the LOC107873928 gene encoding stemmadenine O-acetyltransferase, whose protein sequence is MAMISPISVEVVSRETIKPLFPTPTHLKNYILSSDQNSPPIYIPMLLFYLNNTSINTYKKLYMLKKSLAECLSEYYPLAGTFRDDYSVVECNDEGAEFIEARVNFAISQIVGTSDVKLLNQLLPFEPIGNWGKLEGKKDEKEVLVAAQANLFRCGGLAIGVCISHKIADGTSVVAFLNSWASKSLNTTCENANIVPPPILDSAKDFPPREAPRYPHDTGITNKTIVTKRFIFDSSSILILKKQASNAIIGSSDENVKLPTQVEAISALIWRRILALYRSKPKHAKICVSVHAVT, encoded by the exons ATGGCTATGATAAGTCCTATAAGTGTTGAAGTTGTGTCTAGGGAGACAATTAAACCATTGTTTCCAACACCTACTCACCTTAAAAACTACATTCTCTCTTCTGACCAAAACTCTCCTCCCATTTACATCCCTATGCTACTTTTCTACCTTAATAATACAAGTATTAACacatataaaaagttatacatgttgaAGAAATCATTAGCTGAGTGCCTAAGTGAGTACTATCCCTTGGCTGGTACATTCAGAGATGACTATTCTGTTGTTGAGTGCAATGATGAAGGGGCTGAGTTCATTGAAGCTAGAGTTAATTTTGCTATTTCCCAAATCGTTGGAACTTCAGATGTGAAGTTGTTGAATCAGTTGTTGCCTTTTGAACCCATTGGCAATTGGGGTAAGCTCGagggaaaaaaagatgaaaaggaaGTGCTTGTTGCTGCTCAAGCCAATTTATTCAG GTGTGGTGGTTTGGCTATAGGTGTGTGTATTTCTCACAAAATTGCTGATGGCACTTCAGTAGTTGCTTTCTTGAATTCATGGGCTTCCAAATCTTTGAATACCACTTGTGAAAATGCTAACATTGTCCCTCCTCCAATTCTTGATTCAGCAAAAGATTTCCCTCCTAGAGAAGCGCCTCGTTATCCTCATGACACTGGGATAACTAACAAAACAATCGTCACAAAAAGATTTATTTTCGATTCATCATCTATACTAATCCTGAAAAAACAAGCATCAAACGCGATCATTGGTTCATCAGACGAAAATGTCAAGCTTCCAACTCAAGTTGAAGCCATTTCAGCTCTCATATGGAGGCGCATCCTCGCGCTTTATAGATCAAAGCCAAAACACGCGAAAATTTGTGTATCGGTTCATGCAGTGACATAA
- the LOC107875867 gene encoding nucleoside diphosphate kinase 2, chloroplastic isoform X2, giving the protein MQGLTITTGSATPCVHSSLARFSSKTTNVASRFTAKAVQKQSLAAFQPTFHLFSSNVNAPKRQLRAHVFLPHLVASMEEVEQSYIMIKPDGVQRGLVGEIISRFERKGFNLTGLKLFQCPKELAQEHYKDLQSKPFFPKLIDYITSGPVVCMAWKGVGVVASARKLIGATNPLNAEPGTIRGDLAVQTGRNVVHGSDSPDNGKREIALWFKEGELCAWAAVQEPWLVE; this is encoded by the exons ATGCAAGGTCTTACAATTACAACAGGAAGTGCAACTCCTTGTGTTCACTCTTCACTTGCTAGATTCTCTTCCAAAACCACTAATGTTGCCTCCAGGTTTACTGCAAAAGCTGTCCAGAAGCAAAGCTTAGCTGCATTTCAACCAACATTTCATCTTTTCTCATCAAATGTTAATGCCCCCAAAAGGCAACTTAGAGCTCATGTATTCCTACCACATTTGGTTGCATCAATG GAAGAAGTGGAGCAGAGTTATATCATGATTAAGCCTGATGGTGTTCAAAGAGGACTT GTTGGAGAAATTATATCCAGATTTGAGAGAAAAGGGTTTAACCTTACTGGATTAAAGCTTTTTCAGTGCCCCAAAGAATTGGCACAG GAGCATTACAAGGACCTACAGTCCAAGCCGTTCTTCCCCAAGCTGATTGACTACATTACATCTGGTCCTGTTGTCTGTATG GCTTGGAAgggtgttggtgttgttgctTCAGCACGTAAGCTAATAGGAGCAACGAATCCTCTTAATGCTGAGCCAGGCACAATCCGAGGAGACCTTGCTGTTCAAACTGGAAG AAATGTGGTACATGGAAGTGATAGCCCGGACAATGGCAAGCGTGAAATAG CTCTTTGGTTTAAAGAAGGTGAATTATGTGCATGGGCAGCAGTTCAAGAACCTTGGTTGGTGGAATAA
- the LOC107875867 gene encoding nucleoside diphosphate kinase 2, chloroplastic isoform X1, with protein sequence MQGLTITTGSATPCVHSSLARFSSKTTNVASRFTAKAVQKQSLAAFQPTFHLFSSNVNAPKRQLRAHVFLPHLVASMEEVEQSYIMIKPDGVQRGLVGEIISRFERKGFNLTGLKLFQCPKELAQEHYKDLQSKPFFPKLIDYITSGPVVCMAWKGVGVVASARKLIGATNPLNAEPGTIRGDLAVQTGRNVVHGSDSPDNGKREIVKQRKDLVFFPLQSQKTDMMPNDADRSAGDLIIRFRNIASLDYVFH encoded by the exons ATGCAAGGTCTTACAATTACAACAGGAAGTGCAACTCCTTGTGTTCACTCTTCACTTGCTAGATTCTCTTCCAAAACCACTAATGTTGCCTCCAGGTTTACTGCAAAAGCTGTCCAGAAGCAAAGCTTAGCTGCATTTCAACCAACATTTCATCTTTTCTCATCAAATGTTAATGCCCCCAAAAGGCAACTTAGAGCTCATGTATTCCTACCACATTTGGTTGCATCAATG GAAGAAGTGGAGCAGAGTTATATCATGATTAAGCCTGATGGTGTTCAAAGAGGACTT GTTGGAGAAATTATATCCAGATTTGAGAGAAAAGGGTTTAACCTTACTGGATTAAAGCTTTTTCAGTGCCCCAAAGAATTGGCACAG GAGCATTACAAGGACCTACAGTCCAAGCCGTTCTTCCCCAAGCTGATTGACTACATTACATCTGGTCCTGTTGTCTGTATG GCTTGGAAgggtgttggtgttgttgctTCAGCACGTAAGCTAATAGGAGCAACGAATCCTCTTAATGCTGAGCCAGGCACAATCCGAGGAGACCTTGCTGTTCAAACTGGAAG AAATGTGGTACATGGAAGTGATAGCCCGGACAATGGCAAGCGTGAAATAG TTAAGCAAAGGAAAGATTTGGTGTTTTTTCCTCTACAATCACAAAAGACTGACATGATGCCAAATGATGCGGATAGGTCAGCTGGTGACCTAATAATAAGGTTTAGAAATATTGCTTCTTTAGATTATGTCTTTCATTGA